Proteins encoded within one genomic window of Paenarthrobacter sp. JL.01a:
- a CDS encoding Hpt domain-containing protein, with translation MSDRPAPAPGSNPLEPRRLQALADELGDSRLALRFFSTYLAMLPGRLHKLSNGLGRHDLDASMDAVLSLKISSAMVGAVETETQCRAIEMMIREDHFETAVEALPELRKSTDRCFAAGPQLLGTGRDTSCRSPRNAASGQP, from the coding sequence GTGAGTGACCGTCCGGCACCCGCCCCCGGCTCCAATCCGCTGGAACCGCGCAGGCTGCAGGCGCTGGCCGACGAGTTGGGAGACTCCCGGCTGGCGCTGCGTTTCTTCTCCACTTATCTTGCGATGCTGCCCGGGCGGCTCCACAAGTTGTCCAATGGCCTGGGACGGCACGACCTCGACGCCAGCATGGACGCGGTTCTCAGCCTCAAGATTTCCTCAGCCATGGTGGGTGCCGTGGAAACGGAAACCCAGTGCCGGGCCATCGAAATGATGATCCGGGAGGACCACTTCGAAACGGCAGTAGAGGCACTCCCGGAGCTGAGGAAGTCTACCGACCGGTGTTTTGCCGCCGGGCCGCAGCTTCTGGGGACGGGCAGGGATACCTCCTGCCGGAGTCCCCGGAACGCTGCTAGCGGTCAGCCCTGA
- a CDS encoding signal peptidase I, translating into MSAIETLNGPALHGRRSAANVSASKATARKGTATAVSDTAVESPAVESPAVVTPLETVTEGTEAAAAKSPLRRVAGAVARVIGVGLLVLGALVFLFLAIGPRVLGYQTSTMLTGSMSPLINPGDVVVTVPTPIQDVKAGDIITYHIPVEDQRVETHRIVEITTTADGGVAVQTKGDANNGLDPWIATLQGKTVDKQVATIPYVGNAIRALREPMVLNTLMYGAPALLVIGMLASIWTKDPSKTAPEGAAQTQAASGE; encoded by the coding sequence ATGAGCGCCATCGAGACCCTCAACGGACCAGCACTCCACGGCCGGCGTTCCGCTGCGAACGTTTCGGCTTCCAAGGCCACTGCCCGGAAAGGTACCGCCACCGCCGTGAGCGACACCGCCGTCGAAAGCCCCGCCGTCGAAAGCCCCGCCGTCGTAACCCCCCTCGAGACTGTCACCGAAGGCACCGAAGCCGCGGCAGCAAAAAGCCCCCTCCGCCGGGTTGCCGGTGCCGTGGCAAGGGTCATCGGAGTGGGTTTGCTGGTCCTGGGCGCGCTGGTGTTCCTGTTTCTGGCCATCGGGCCCCGTGTCCTGGGCTACCAGACCTCCACCATGCTGACAGGATCAATGTCTCCCCTGATCAATCCGGGAGACGTGGTGGTGACCGTTCCGACGCCGATCCAGGATGTCAAAGCAGGCGACATCATCACGTACCACATCCCGGTGGAGGACCAGCGGGTGGAAACCCACCGCATCGTCGAGATCACGACCACCGCAGACGGTGGTGTCGCCGTGCAGACCAAGGGCGACGCCAACAACGGCCTCGATCCCTGGATCGCCACGCTTCAGGGCAAGACCGTCGACAAGCAGGTCGCGACCATCCCCTACGTGGGCAACGCCATTCGCGCCCTCCGTGAACCGATGGTGCTGAACACCCTGATGTATGGCGCGCCGGCCCTTTTGGTGATCGGAATGCTGGCTTCCATCTGGACCAAAGACCCCAGCAAGACGGCGCCGGAAGGCGCTGCACAGACCCAGGCAGCAAGCGGTGAGTGA
- a CDS encoding CalY family protein, producing MAISLKTTTGKILASVALVGTAAAVAGMGTYGAFTSSTSASQAVTAGTVTIALGAPGPANTLNVPIAGLLPGDKVEKLVTLANTGNSDLNNVTLTTSAGATGSLLTTDTTNGLQLTIENCSVAWTGAAAPYTCGGTKTTVLASAPVITANKVLNNLTSLTSTKTDNLKVTTAFPTTADNTFQGATSTIAFAFTGTQRTETTK from the coding sequence ATGGCCATCAGCCTCAAAACCACCACCGGAAAAATCCTCGCCTCCGTCGCACTGGTCGGCACCGCAGCCGCCGTCGCCGGCATGGGAACCTACGGCGCGTTCACCTCCTCCACCTCCGCCTCCCAAGCCGTCACCGCAGGCACCGTCACCATCGCCCTGGGCGCCCCCGGCCCCGCCAACACCCTCAACGTCCCCATCGCAGGACTGCTCCCCGGTGACAAAGTCGAAAAACTCGTCACCCTGGCCAACACCGGCAACTCCGACCTGAACAACGTCACCCTCACCACCTCCGCCGGAGCCACCGGATCCCTGCTCACCACCGACACCACCAACGGCCTGCAACTGACCATCGAAAACTGCAGTGTTGCCTGGACCGGTGCGGCAGCCCCCTACACCTGCGGCGGAACCAAAACCACCGTCCTGGCCTCGGCCCCGGTCATCACAGCGAACAAGGTCCTCAACAACCTCACCTCCCTGACCTCGACCAAGACCGACAACCTCAAAGTCACCACCGCGTTCCCCACCACCGCGGACAACACCTTCCAAGGCGCCACCTCCACCATCGCCTTCGCCTTCACCGGCACCCAACGCACCGAAACCACCAAATAA